One Mugil cephalus isolate CIBA_MC_2020 chromosome 12, CIBA_Mcephalus_1.1, whole genome shotgun sequence DNA segment encodes these proteins:
- the fancb gene encoding Fanconi anemia group B protein: MESLCSEDLRQNPHRLSLCGNVILFDCERASNTKDNETTELTFRRLSFRREDNGFVKAADGAAVISRKRSAHVDIVKCKCAVDVQKRVTAPCVLLTKKGEKGKGFKYSLLSLSSSNRLEHRFDFKVPYEINENVDILQGPTVLWTHEESVFYASVQTGGVRQVPARLSHCVVGELPCHKGQTFVLGLQSNSEICFKSTRQALGCLVEDGQMFDGATILPPPYLSITKCSLVLSADRSGGVLECVVVAATSNQQLVYCEGGIVRDICQLPFEQPESIQVVHAGRNGCLFVISSHQGQVCAVWKETFQIASQWSGVSSVHVDDFLGCGTDQMLLVFKDQGAAEQPLERFLITDLCGISYSRGQDNDAPKITPPPPENYLLTLQALESRLQSGLAVLQELQREVRVKDRVLQQSVQALTDVVSEREAVLTHPEQEGLIALWDCEEDDDESKADALDDKMQVMPAVSSKPQIDKLWHRVTEDRVVVGVILTSDGSLPVSSVSLSILTEAGQSSTPAVIQTQSQVFLLPSPCPSPPSTSTSSSSASSSSSSRSASLFLEPTAKRSRQHNASTINDLNTCRLAVTAVTELALLLNSGRVKCRVMLHYVQRRDAFGLVSRQAPAVLQCGRVVLDVHNDFQTQLLKNPQLKTDEAREDFLSLLAVLDCCVFHVDSPDNSLGDINGWIQKRVGCEKIEASPGYLLLNSAGPSALMLLRWHQITPFRGELSVHSSHIQMLQFLNSLLEHLPASCSILPARGTRGRGTSQIFAAALEKEVVSLREGVSALLCKEDESEAEKGSIDDTPDPGSAEGLRRCREVWRQDVERSREKLSPLVDVGRYRRLVQNMSGVQLDGDLAALLDTRRTLLG; the protein is encoded by the exons ATGGAGAGCTTGTGCTCGGAAGATTTGCGTCAAAATCCCCACCGGCTTTCACTGTGTGGAAACGTAATCTTGTTTGACTGTGAACGGGCGTCAAACACGAAAGATAACGAAACAACCGAGCTGACGTTCCGCCGGCTTTCGTTTAGACGGGAGGACAACGGGTTCGTGAAGGCAGCAGACGGGGCGGCTGTCATCAGCCGCAAAAGATCAGCTCATGTGGACATcgtgaaatgtaaatgtgccGTGGACGTCCAGAAGAGAGTCACGGCACCGTGTGTCTTACTGACAAAGAAGGGCGAGAAAGGAAAAGGCTTTAAGTATAGTCTCCTCTCGCTGAGCAGCTCAAACCGTCTGGAGCACCGCTTTGACTTTAAAGTCCCCtatgaaataaatgagaacGTGGACATCCTGCAGGGCCCCACAGTGTTGTGGACCCATGAGGAAAGTGTCTTTTACGCATCTGTGCAGACAGGAGGGGTTAGACAGGTACCCGCCCGGTTGTCCCACTGTGTTGTGGGAGAACTCCCCTGCCACAAAGGACAGACATTTGTTCTTGGGCTCCAAAGCAACTCAGAAATATGCTTCAAGTCCACACGGCAAGCACTCGGGTGTCTTGTCGAGGATGGACAAATGTTCGACGGTGCTACGATTTTACCTCCTCCCTATTTAAGCATCACAAAGTGCAGCTTGGTGCTCTCAGCTGACAGGTCAGGTGGTGTGCTTGAATGTGTGGTGGTTGCAGCAACTTCTAACCAGCAACTCGTTTATTGTGAGGGTGGAATAGTAAGAGACATATGTCAGCTGCCCTTTGAGCAACCTGAGAGTATTCAGGTGGTTCACGCGGGGAGAAATGGATGCCTGTTTGTCATATCCTCTCACCAGGGACAGGTCTGCGCTGTATGGAAGGAAACGTTTCAG ATAGCCTCCCAGTGGTCAGGTGTCAGCTCCGTCCACGTGGACGACTTCCTGGGATGTGGAACGGACCAGATGCTGCTGGTATTTAAGGATCAAGGTGCAGCAGAGCAGCCTCTGGAAAGGTTCCTCATAACCGACCTCTGTGGCATTTCATATTCC cGTGGCCAGGACAACGATGCACCAAAGATaacccctcctccaccagagaACTATCTCCTCACTCTTCAAGCTTTAGAATCCAGACTACAG AGCGGACTGGCCGTGCTTCAAGAGCTACAGCGAGAAGTGAGAGTGAAGGACAGAGTTTTACAGCAGTCGGTGCAGGCCCTCACTGACGTGGTCTCAGAAAGAGAGGCTGTTCTCACCCATCCTGAGCAG GAGGGCCTTATTGCTCTGTGGGACtgtgaagaagatgatgatgagtcAAAGGCTGATGCCTTGGATGACAAGATGCAAGTCATGCCAGCAGTGTCTTCAAAACCTCAAATTGACAAGCTGTGGCATCGCGTCACCGAGGACCGAGTGGTTGTGGGAGTGATACTAACTAGCGACGGCTCTTT ACCTGTGAGCAGTGTGAGCTTATCCATCCTGACAGAGGCAGGCCAGAGCTCAACGCCTGCAGTCATCCAGACCCAGAGCCAAGTGTTCTTGCTCCCTTCGCCCTGCCCCTCGCCaccatccacctccacctcctcctcctccgcctcctcctcctcctcctcccggtCTGCCTCCCTGTTCCTGGAGCCCACAGCCAAAAGAAGCAGGCAACACAACGCCAGCACAATCAATGATCTCAACACATGCAGACTGGCTGTGACTGCGGTTACCGAGCTGGCACTTCTGCTGAACTCTGGCCGTGTCAAGTGCCGTGTCATGCTCCATTACGTCCAGAGACGAGATGCTTTTGGCCTCGTGAGCCGCCAGGCACCGGCCGTCCTGCAGTGCGGTCGTGTCGTCTTAGACGTTCATAATGATTTCCAAACACAACTGCTGAAAAACCCACAACTCAAAACAG ATGAGGCCAGAGAGGACTTCCTGAGTCTGTTGGCGGTGCTGGACTGCTGCGTCTTCCACGTCGACTCCCCTGATAACAGCTTAGGTGATATAAATGGCTGGATTCAGAAAAGAGTGGGTTGTGAGAAGATTGAAGCGAGCCCTGGGTATCTACTATTAAATTCTGCGGGACCATCTGCTCTCATGCTGCTGCGTTGGCATCAGATAACTCCTTTCCGCGGAGAACTGTCTGTCCATTCCAg CCACATCCAGATGCTCCAGTTCTTGAACTCACTGTTGGAGCACCTCCCTGCGTCCTGCTCCATCCTGCCGGCCAGAGGTACAAGAGGCCGGGGTACATCTCAAATATTTGCCGCAGCTTTGGAAAAAGAGGTGGTGTCACTCAGAGAGGGGGTGTCGGCGTTACTCTGCAAAGAAGACGAAAGCGAGGCAGAGAAGGGGAGCATCGATGACACTCCCGACCCAGGGTCTGCAGAGGGCCTCCGGAGGTGCAGAGAGGTGTGGCGGCAGGAcgtggagaggagcagggaaaAGTTGAGCCCTCTGGTGGATGTGGGGAGGTATCGTAGGCTGGTCCAAAACATGTCTGGAGTCCAGCTCGATGGGGATTTGGCAGCTCTTTTAGACACTCGGAGGACTTTGCTCGGCTAA